The following coding sequences lie in one Deltaproteobacteria bacterium genomic window:
- a CDS encoding RNA polymerase sigma factor: MAASNDHTVVPLRPTPPPTTPLGIDELVARARAGNMTAWSMLYRATYPGVLRHVCALVGSRTMAEDLAQEAYARALSSIKSFNDRSSFTTWLHGVALNLVRDHWRSHERRERATAQLALVEAARELGSGDPDRARQGQLRVEMLYAILAELTDGLREVFVLRYIEQVSVHEAAEQLGLEPGAVRVRAHRARARVEARMREVGWAMPLPEERA, translated from the coding sequence CGACCCCGCTGGGGATCGACGAGCTGGTAGCGCGGGCGCGTGCGGGCAACATGACGGCGTGGAGCATGCTGTATCGCGCGACCTATCCCGGCGTGCTGCGGCACGTGTGCGCGCTGGTCGGCTCGCGCACGATGGCCGAGGACCTCGCACAGGAGGCCTACGCGCGCGCGCTGTCGTCGATCAAGAGCTTCAACGATCGCTCGTCCTTCACGACATGGTTGCACGGTGTCGCGCTCAACCTCGTGCGCGATCACTGGCGCTCCCACGAGCGTCGCGAGCGCGCGACCGCCCAGCTCGCGCTGGTCGAGGCCGCGCGGGAGCTGGGCAGCGGTGACCCCGATCGCGCGCGTCAGGGACAACTGCGCGTCGAGATGCTGTACGCGATCCTGGCCGAGCTCACCGACGGGCTGCGCGAGGTCTTCGTGCTGCGCTACATCGAGCAGGTCTCGGTCCACGAGGCTGCCGAGCAGCTCGGCCTCGAACCGGGTGCCGTGCGGGTGCGTGCCCATCGCGCACGCGCGCGCGTCGAGGCGCGCATGCGCGAGGTCGGCTGGGCCATGCCGCTGCCGGAGGAGCGCGCATGA